A single window of Candidatus Eremiobacterota bacterium DNA harbors:
- a CDS encoding HNH endonuclease signature motif containing protein, translated as KKAAHHHKILKRDRFRCQAPGCRCRRNLHVHHIIRRSQGGTDEPWNLIVLCEACHLHLLHNLRTLTVKGRAPYDLIFIFGSLSEGTPFLIYDKGRKRGHES; from the coding sequence GAAAAAAGCGGCCCATCATCACAAAATACTGAAGCGCGACCGGTTCCGCTGCCAGGCCCCCGGCTGCCGATGCCGCCGCAACCTCCACGTGCACCATATCATCAGGCGCTCCCAGGGCGGCACCGATGAACCCTGGAACCTCATTGTACTCTGCGAGGCCTGCCATCTCCACCTGCTCCACAATCTGCGGACCCTCACCGTGAAGGGCAGGGCGCCTTATGATCTCATCTTCATCTTCGGCTCCCTCTCGGAAGGCACTCCTTTCCTGATCTATGATAAAGGTCGGAAACGTGGTCACGAATCCTGA